In the Triticum aestivum cultivar Chinese Spring chromosome 2B, IWGSC CS RefSeq v2.1, whole genome shotgun sequence genome, GCGTTTAATACGACCTCGGGCAATGGTTGGGCGACTGACAGGTTGGCCGCAGTGGACACTGAGCGGACACGCGACGCGCCTGTCTCGTGTCCGCGTGGAGTCAAACCGGATGCAAATTTGGGACTGAAATGTGtccagccgaacactgagcggaTGCTTTTTGGGTTTGGGCCGGCGCGTTGGGCCATTGTTTTGTTCTGTTCTGACGCAAACGGACACGCGCAGATCATTTGGGCCGCCGGAGTTGCTCTTAGGTGGCAGCGGCTGCTAGAGGAGAGACTTCCAACTTCCAAGTTTTTTTTGAATTAACCACATATATATTCATTAGACAAACGTATTACAAAGAGTACCTATGTGATCATTACAAAGAGACATGCATAGATGTCTTACAATATCGCACCAAAGACTTCACAACAAATTAAACTAGAATTTCACTTCGGCAGAATTTGGTGCCACACCAAAACGTCGCCCACCATCGTCCTCCTCCGTCACCGAGGCAACGTTAAAGAAAGATGGGAACTGTCATCATACCAAGATCTGGAGGAACACCTTTGCATACAAGGATGCTTTTCGAGTCGATGAACCGGACCACCGCAAGCAACGAGAGCGAGGCTTTGTGGCACGTCGGCCGGGGTTCTTTCCCGTGTCCGCTAGATCTCAGTGCCTTCAACTTCATCTGACGCGATCGAAGAAGAGGAACGTCGCTGCATGCCGCCATCTACGCCCCCCACGTCAAGACATCAAAACACAATAGCAATAGCCGACACCAACACCACCGTGGGGAGTGTCATGTGCTGATCATCAGACACAAATCTTACCGGATCTGAAGACCGACAAGAAAACAGAGCCACCCGCTCCCTGGCTCTGCCCATTAAAACATCACCAAAATAGAGGAAGAACAGAAACAAATTATTTCGACGCGGTGCCATCTTCATCATTGATGCAGCACCTATGAAAACAAACTACCTTTTTGAATTTTTGTAACTCTATTGTATAGAAAGCAGTTTCACTTCTTCCTGGTTGGATAGCTTAACACTAGGTGCACATTGCATCTTGTGGAGATAGAATGGATATGTCTATGTAAACACCCTATTTATATAGATATATGAAAATGCAGTAGGGTTTTTCGCCCTACTGTcaagtttctcaaaaaaaaaaaaaaactacgcCTATACCTCTACCAGAGAGAAACTGGAATGGTCCCCGCCCGCTCCCGTCACAGGAGCGGCAGACGGAGACGGACGAGGACCCAGCGCGTCGCCGGTGTCGAGGAAGCGGCAGGAAAGTCGCCTCCTGATTGCCGCTGTTGCGTGTGCTTGGAAGTTGGAATGCACGATCCTTTCATTTGCTTGAAGCCTTCAAGTTTTTTTCTCCATGAAAACTGCAGCAGCGAAAAGTACGTTTTCACGTTGGTGTTACGTAAAGCTGCGGAGAGGACGTTCGCCCAGAGTAAGCTGATACAAGAAAACTAAAATCAGTTATGCCGCTAAAACCCTAGTGTACCACTCCAAGAATGGTCGCCGCCCCCCTCCGCGCACCACCATgctgctccgccgcctcctccacccctccCACCACCTCCGGCGCGGCCTCCAGACCCTGACCACGAccaccaacgccgccgccgccgcgccctcggcCCCGCATCCTCTCTCCGCCCCTCTCCCATTTCGCCGCCTCCCCGCCCGCCTCCTCTCGCCGCGGCTCCTCTCCACCTCCGGCGGCGACGACGACACCAGAAGACCGTGGGCCTTCACGCAGGACTCCGGAGATCCAGACCCCTTCGCCGATgtggaccccgccgccgccgtccccggcGAAGCGCCGCTAGGGTCGAGCGCCGTCGTCGAGGACCCGTGGTCGAAGGACTTCCGCGCGGAGGACAGCGACAAGGCCGACGTGTTCGAGGAGATCTACAAGGATGCGGCCGCGGCAGCGCCTACCGCGAGGAAGGCGGCCCTGGCCGAGCCGTGGGCGTGGGATTTGGAGGGTGAGAAAGACGATCCGTTCGCCGCGAGAAAGGATGCGGCCGCGGCAGCGCGGCCTACCGCGAGAAAGGCGGCCCCGGCCGAGCCGTGGACGTGGGATATGGAGGATGAGAAAGACGATCCCTTCGCCGCGGCTGTGCTTGATGTGGGGGTCGAGGGGATCGCGGATGAGGGTGCCCAGATCGAGGAGCTCGTTGATGGGAAAGAAGAAGATGCGGAGCGTCAGCGGCAGGAGGACAAGGCGAGGGAGCAGCAGCTGATGGAGACTCTCAAAGGTGATCTAGAAATGCATATTATGTATATGTGCAGTTTGATTTCTCAGTACTCTGGTAACTAAATTGGGGTGCATGTGGTTCTGTTTATTGGTGCCGGATTAGTTAGGTGACTCTGCATATGGTTGTGTTTATGCGTGCACAATTAGTTAAAAGTAATTGACTGAATGCTGAAGTTGAAGATATAGGATCACAATCGTAATCATACTGGGTTCCTGCACTTGAACTGAAAGCTGCAAATACCATTTTACCGATATTCTTCTTTCTAGAGATGGGCCTGTGGACTGGGAACTTGTCAAGGCATGCCACATTTGCATATGGTTTAGGATGGCATTGGTTTCAATGCTTCTTAAGGTTAACTTGGGATCAAGTTTGATGTAAATGTTTGTCCCCAGTAGTGCTTGCCTGATGAGGCCATTCATTCATGTTGTAAACTGCCCATATGGGTGACTAGTTTATTTGCCACTTCTAATGATCATGAATTCATAGTGTTTGTTGTGCCTCTGCATGAGCGATTGGAGTACATCGTATGACCTTAGCTGCTGCGTGTGATGATTTTACAGATTTTTATTCTGGTTTGAGTAAGACTGTATGTGGGGATCAACAGTGCATGCTGATATAAGTAACACAGTGATAACTAGGGGTGCAATCGGCATCCTGCTTGTCCCAGAAACTTATCAATTAGCTCGTCACTTGCCTAAAATTAACACTACATTTGTATAATGGTATTGTCCGCTAGCCCGCCCCACTTGCATCCCTAGTGATAACAAAAGTTGTCCCTGGTTGCAGGTCCTGATCGTGCATTTGGGGATCTCATTTCTGCCTCTGGGATTACGGAGGAGATGATTGACAGTTTGATCCTCTTGAAGGATGCCAGGGGAATACCAGGATTGCCTCCTCTAAGTGAAATACAAGATAGAGCTATCCAGAAAATGAATGCAACATCAAGCAGGGCAGAAGTAGAACGCCAAATGCAAGAGGAAATTGCCAAGGCACGTGTGAGACAAGTTGATGAGAAAGGAAGGGCTTATGGTACAGGTAAAAGGAAG is a window encoding:
- the LOC123043880 gene encoding 30S ribosomal protein S9, mitochondrial — encoded protein: MLLRRLLHPSHHLRRGLQTLTTTTNAAAAAPSAPHPLSAPLPFRRLPARLLSPRLLSTSGGDDDTRRPWAFTQDSGDPDPFADVDPAAAVPGEAPLGSSAVVEDPWSKDFRAEDSDKADVFEEIYKDAAAAAPTARKAALAEPWAWDLEGEKDDPFAARKDAAAAARPTARKAAPAEPWTWDMEDEKDDPFAAAVLDVGVEGIADEGAQIEELVDGKEEDAERQRQEDKAREQQLMETLKGPDRAFGDLISASGITEEMIDSLILLKDARGIPGLPPLSEIQDRAIQKMNATSSRAEVERQMQEEIAKARVRQVDEKGRAYGTGKRKCSIARVWIQPGDGKFVVNDKQFDAYFPILDHRADLLRPFTVTKTLGLWDVACTVKGGGVSGQVGAVRLGISRALQNWEPGLRPYLKAAGYLTRDSRVVERKKPGKAKARKSFQWVKR